The genome window ATCGAAAGCTAGTTAAAGAAACAGAAATTTAATCAATTTCAAGTTAGTATTGTTAGGAGGGTTAAAAAGATGTACAGAGAACAGATCAAAGTTTTAGACTGCACCATTCGTGATGGAGGGCTTATTAACAACCATGATTTTGACCATCGTTTTGTGCGCGAAGTTTATAAGGCCATAGCAGCTTCGGGTGTTGACTATGTAGAAATGGGGTATAAAAATTCTAAGAAACTTTTTTCTTCCAAGGAGTACGGACTTTGGAAGTTTTGTGATGATGATGAAATTCGTAAAGTAATTGAAGGAGTAGAGAGTAAGACAAAAGTCTCAGTGATGGTCGATATCGGCAGAGTCGAGCTAGATGACGTTAAGCCAAAGTCAGAGAGCCCGGTAGATATGATCAGAGTGGCTTCATATGTAAAAGATATCGACAAGGCGATACATATGACTAATCATTTTGCTGATAAAGGCTATGAGACAACGATAAATATTATGGCTATTTCCCGGGATGCCGGAATTGAGCTAGATGAGGCGATCGAACAGATTGAGAAGGAAAGTAAAGTTAATGTTGTTTATATCGTCGATAGTTTTGGATTTTTGTATCAGGAACAGGTTGAGGCCTTGGTTAAGAAGTTTAAAGAAATTCTTAAAACTAAAGAGGTGGGGTTTCATGGTCACAATAACCAGCAACTAGCCTTTTCTAATACGATTG of Candidatus Omnitrophota bacterium contains these proteins:
- a CDS encoding aldolase catalytic domain-containing protein, which translates into the protein MYREQIKVLDCTIRDGGLINNHDFDHRFVREVYKAIAASGVDYVEMGYKNSKKLFSSKEYGLWKFCDDDEIRKVIEGVESKTKVSVMVDIGRVELDDVKPKSESPVDMIRVASYVKDIDKAIHMTNHFADKGYETTINIMAISRDAGIELDEAIEQIEKESKVNVVYIVDSFGFLYQEQVEALVKKFKEILKTKEVGFHGHNNQQLAFSNTIESIIHNANYLDATVYGIGRAAGNCPLELLIGFLKNPKYDLRPILDLISKEFVPLRKKIEWGYIVPYAISGMMNEHPRAAMALRNSTKKENYREFYESLADTDLE